In Tsuneonella sp. CC-YZS046, the genomic window GCGCGCGCGTCGGCTTGTGGGAATAGAGCAGTTCCCCATCGGCCGTGGTCACCTTGACGATGCCGAAAGGCTCGATCGCCGTGCCGCGCGCCGAAACCGCGGCGAAGGCCCGGGTCATGTCGATGACGCGAACGTCCGAGGTGCCCAGCACCATCGAGGGAAGGGTGTTGATCGGGGTGGTGATGCCGAAGCGGCGCGCCATGGACGCAACCGTCCCGAACCCGACTTCGTTGCCCAGCTGCGCCGCGACCGTGTTCTTGGAATAGGCGAATGCGGTGCGCACGTCGATCGGCCCGGCATAGCCGCCTCCGGAATTGCGCGGGCTCCAGCCATTGATGGTGACAGGTTCGTCGACCACCCGGTCATCCGGGATATAGCCCGCCTCCAGCGCCGCCAGATAGACGAACAATTTCCATGCGGAGCCGGGCTGGCGCGTCGCATTGACCGCCCGGTTGTAATTGGACGAGACGTAATCCGTGCCGCCCACCATCGCCAGCACCGCGCCATCGCGATCGAGGCTGACCAGCGCGCCCTGCGCATCGCGCGGGGTATTCGCCTTGATCGCGGCGGTGGCCGCGCGCTGCATCCCGACATCCAGCGTCGTCCACACTTCCAGCGGCTCGAAGGTTTCGGGCAGCAGGAGATCGAGCTGCGGCAGCGCCCAATCGGTGAAGTAGCGGATCGAATTCTGGCCCTCGTCCTGTTTCAATCTTACGGCGGAGACATCCACCGCAGCGGCTTCCGACGCGGCCAGCACGCCGTTCTGGCGCATGATCGCCAGCACGACATTGGCCCGCTTCACCGCCGCCTGGACATCCGCTGTGGGCGAATAGCGCGACGGCGCCTTCACCAGCCCGGCGATGATCGCCGCCTCGGCCACGGTCAGGTTGCGGGCCGAATGGCTGAAGAATTTCCGGCTGGCCGCGTCGATCCCGTAAGCGCCGCCGCCGAAATACACCTTGTTGAGATAAAGCTCGAGGATCTGCTCCTTGCTGAACTTGACCTCCAGCGCCATGGCCAGCACCGCTTCGCGCAGCTTGCGGTCGATCGTCCGGCTGTTGTTCAGGAACACGTTGCGGGCAAGCTGCTGGCTGATGGTGGATGTCGCAGCGATGCGCCGGTCATCATGGAACGCGACCCACACCGCGCGGGCCAGACCGATCGGATCGATCCCGAAATGCGAACGGAAACGGCGGTCCTCCACCGAAATCATCGCATCCTTCATCACCTTGGGGATGTCGCCGGAGGCAAGCCAGTCACCCGGACTGGGCCCCAGGGTCACGATCTCGGACCCGTCCCGCGCCCGCACCACGATGGTCTGGCCGACCTCGCTTTCCATCAATTCATTGAAGCTCGGCAAGGAACGCGACGCCATGGCGACGGCGATGCCGACAACCAGCAGGATCAATACGCCGAATGCAACGCCCCACAGGAACAGCCGGCGCATCCAGCGCCGCACCACCCCCGGTTTCTTCGGCCCGTCCGAGCCGCCAGCGCCCCGCACTCTATTCATCTTGCGCGTTCAATCCCACATGGCCGGCCACACCGGCCAATATCCCCGCCTGCACAATCAAGTTGTAACGCAGCGTTAACGATGACCGCCACTCATCAGGCCCGATCTACTCCTTTGGCTCGAAATCGAGGGCGGCGCTGTTGATGCAATAGCGCAGGCCCGTGGGGCGCGGGCCATCCGGAAAGACATGGCCGAGATGGCCTTCGCAGCGCGAACACCGCACTTCTGTGCGCACCATTCCATGCGAGAGGTCGGAATGCTCTTCCACCGCATCGCCGCTGACGGGCCGGTAATAGCTGGGCCAGCCCGAACCGCTGTCATATTTGGTGTCGGAGGTGAACAGCAGCTGGCCGCAACCGGCGCAGCGATATTCGCCTTGCGACTTGTTCTTCTCATACTCGCCGGTGAAGGCGCGCTCCGTCCCCGCCTCCCGCAGAATGCGATACTGTTCCGGCGTCAGCCGCTCGCGCCACTGGGCGTCGTTCAATTCCACCTTGTCAGACATGGGTCACCGTCCTTCTTGGTCCTTACTGGCCGCCGTTTGCAGATATGGGACGGCCCATCCGCCTCGCAAGAGCCGTCAATAGCGGCCCGTTCAGGCGTTGACATCGGAATAATGGGCTGGCGGCTGGATCACATCCATCCGCTCGCTCAACAGCGGGCGGAAGCTGGGCCTGCTCTTGAACACGGAATACCAGCCGCGGGTCTGTTCATGGCCGCTCCAGTCGATGCCGCCGAGATAATCCGCGACGGAAAGCTGGGCCGCCGCGGCCAGATCGGCAAGGCTCATCTGCGCGCCCGCCAGCCACGGGCGGGTGTCGATCAGATAATCCATGTAATCTATATGTTCATTGGCCATCCGCATCGCATCGCGCAGCAGGCGCGAATCCGGCGGGGCGCGATAGACCAGCCGCTTCTTCATCCGTTCCTCGAGCAGAGGCGCAGTGACATCGGCGAAGAAATTCTCGTCGAACAGGGCCACGAGACGGCGGATCTCGGCACGATTGGCCGCGGTCCCGTTGATCATCGGGCTGCGCTCCACCGTTTCCTCGAAATATTCACAGATCGCCCGGCTATCGACCAGGGTGATCCCTTTTTCCGGGTCATGGAGAACAGGCGTGCGCCCGGCCGGGTTCAGCTGGAAGAACTCGTCGCGCCCTTCCCACGGATTTTCCCGCCACAATTCGTACCCTACCCCCTTTTCACCAAGGAGCAGACGGACCTTGCGGCTGAATGGGCACAAGGGGAACTGGTAAAGCTGCCACATCGAGGCCGCTTCATGCCGCAACCGCGCCGAGACGTCCACCGGTCATGCAACAAATTATCGGTGAAAAACCGGCCCTTGAAGCCTCGCCC contains:
- the msrB gene encoding peptide-methionine (R)-S-oxide reductase MsrB, producing MSDKVELNDAQWRERLTPEQYRILREAGTERAFTGEYEKNKSQGEYRCAGCGQLLFTSDTKYDSGSGWPSYYRPVSGDAVEEHSDLSHGMVRTEVRCSRCEGHLGHVFPDGPRPTGLRYCINSAALDFEPKE
- a CDS encoding transglycosylase domain-containing protein, yielding MNRVRGAGGSDGPKKPGVVRRWMRRLFLWGVAFGVLILLVVGIAVAMASRSLPSFNELMESEVGQTIVVRARDGSEIVTLGPSPGDWLASGDIPKVMKDAMISVEDRRFRSHFGIDPIGLARAVWVAFHDDRRIAATSTISQQLARNVFLNNSRTIDRKLREAVLAMALEVKFSKEQILELYLNKVYFGGGAYGIDAASRKFFSHSARNLTVAEAAIIAGLVKAPSRYSPTADVQAAVKRANVVLAIMRQNGVLAASEAAAVDVSAVRLKQDEGQNSIRYFTDWALPQLDLLLPETFEPLEVWTTLDVGMQRAATAAIKANTPRDAQGALVSLDRDGAVLAMVGGTDYVSSNYNRAVNATRQPGSAWKLFVYLAALEAGYIPDDRVVDEPVTINGWSPRNSGGGYAGPIDVRTAFAYSKNTVAAQLGNEVGFGTVASMARRFGITTPINTLPSMVLGTSDVRVIDMTRAFAAVSARGTAIEPFGIVKVTTADGELLYSHKPTRAQQLVPDYVAAGIVDMLQTAVNIGTGKAAQIGRPVAGKTGTTSSNKDGWFLGFSSGITTGVWMGRDDAKAVPGLQGGAAPARAFAAYMRYAVAKRPVEKFDTDLKLPEWQLEPDDEALFGEPGDYYYVDEQGNLVDPNRRSDVPARPFPPEGEPSPSGQQNQPPPAASGDFLDRAIGASPEPSARAPDTAGDVTVRSGSRPQVSPP
- a CDS encoding glutathione S-transferase family protein — its product is MWQLYQFPLCPFSRKVRLLLGEKGVGYELWRENPWEGRDEFFQLNPAGRTPVLHDPEKGITLVDSRAICEYFEETVERSPMINGTAANRAEIRRLVALFDENFFADVTAPLLEERMKKRLVYRAPPDSRLLRDAMRMANEHIDYMDYLIDTRPWLAGAQMSLADLAAAAQLSVADYLGGIDWSGHEQTRGWYSVFKSRPSFRPLLSERMDVIQPPAHYSDVNA